One window of the Natronomonas marina genome contains the following:
- the cobN gene encoding cobaltochelatase subunit CobN — protein sequence MPTIGLYTATENELGAVQQAAARTDVDLAVRSESDLDDQTDVDAFLDELEDAAAAIFWLHGAEESMPGYDHAVGRLAEAGVPLVVKSTGDAYALEDTSVIATDRDRVYEYLEKGGTSNVANCVRFLVDEYGAVECDYDEPVTLPTEGVYHPDHPGASYEELIGTLNPDTPTVAIWFYESHWTHENTRYVDGQVRAVEAQGADALPIFCNPATDSDEQWDAERVTEEWLLDDGKPIVDAVLSSFMFSLSMDERGRAADDEGNAAEDVFLDRLGVPVIQTVTTMRSRSRYEKSDTGVMGFELALSVALPEFDGNVITHPISGKERTDDEAGIGSAPKQHFPIDDRVDHAARLAVNWATLRHTSNEEKNVAVVLHNYPPSDDGIGTAFGLDSPESTVNLLQELRERGYDLGGRTPTNGQALIDQLTAQLTLDDRWVAPADVRDLSVDIVPTEQYREWFAATDERFQSNIVDEWGEVPDRPFAIPGVEFGNVLVTVQPPRGFGMDPSKVYHDSDLQPPHDYVAFYGWLRTTFDADAVVHLGTHGSLEWLPGKTVGLNGESAPDQLVDDIPNVYPYIINNPGEGTQAKRRSYAAIVDYLTPVMRNAGTYDELAELEELADQYREAGMEDARTDDGEHLERLLREKVDELDLAVELGIAGDIDERVDVRGPEEAGTTLAEGRVDGDEVDVDELVERIHGYLTDVKTTQIRMGLHTMSEPPEADRLVEYLVALTRLENPGGPSLRESVAGVLGVDYQRMLDEPGVYDDELGMTLSEAADEVYETSIELVETLADHGFDIPASEGEARPEDEVNMNLLVVDIDPLGDARAKSGAHNDLRDALAFICEEVAPRVRGAEDEIPRTADALAGEYVPPGGSGAPTRGGVDLLPTARNFYTLDPRKVPAKSAWRVGKEVADGIAARHHEAEGAYPEEIGVVAWGTPTVRTRGETIAQVLALMGVEPEWTDAGRIDGVTPIPLDELDRPRIDVTTRVSGLFRDAFPQVAGVVHDAVDAVVDLDEPHEMNYVKKHVEEEAEQLDEQGVDDPEKAARHRVFTTRPGGYGAGTNKAVDEGNWDDRSDLADVYVQWGGYALGKRGRVAEAHESFERRLGGVDATVKIEDTAEQDEFDSSDWYAFHGGFITAVSEIAGEEPASYVGDSSDPDNVSVYTNEEKVRKAMRARVLNPDWLDSMEEHDYKGAGDLSSTVDVVLGWDATTGVVSDALWADVAEKYAFDEDRQEWMRDVNPWALESISDTLLEAIDRGLWDADDETADQLRDINLRVDGDIEARAGNANATEVSSDDD from the coding sequence ATGCCAACAATCGGCCTATACACCGCGACCGAGAACGAACTCGGAGCCGTCCAGCAGGCGGCGGCGCGAACTGACGTCGACTTGGCCGTTCGCTCGGAGAGCGATCTCGACGATCAGACAGACGTCGACGCGTTCCTCGACGAGCTCGAAGATGCGGCGGCGGCGATCTTCTGGCTGCACGGCGCCGAGGAGAGTATGCCAGGGTACGACCACGCCGTCGGTCGTCTGGCGGAGGCTGGCGTCCCGCTGGTCGTCAAATCGACCGGTGACGCCTACGCACTCGAGGACACGTCCGTCATTGCGACAGACCGCGATCGAGTCTACGAGTACCTGGAGAAGGGTGGAACCAGCAACGTCGCGAACTGCGTTCGGTTCCTCGTCGACGAGTACGGGGCCGTCGAGTGTGACTACGATGAACCGGTGACGCTTCCAACGGAGGGAGTCTACCATCCGGACCATCCGGGGGCATCGTACGAGGAGCTGATAGGAACGTTAAATCCAGACACACCGACTGTCGCCATCTGGTTCTACGAATCTCATTGGACCCACGAGAACACGCGGTACGTCGACGGCCAGGTACGTGCCGTCGAGGCCCAGGGTGCGGATGCACTCCCTATTTTCTGTAATCCCGCGACGGACAGCGACGAACAGTGGGACGCTGAACGCGTAACGGAGGAGTGGCTTCTGGACGATGGAAAGCCTATCGTCGACGCCGTGCTCTCGTCGTTCATGTTCTCGCTGTCGATGGACGAGCGAGGGCGGGCGGCCGATGATGAGGGGAATGCTGCGGAGGATGTCTTCCTCGACCGGCTCGGCGTGCCCGTCATCCAGACCGTGACGACGATGCGGTCTCGCTCGCGGTACGAGAAAAGCGACACGGGCGTCATGGGCTTCGAACTCGCGCTGTCGGTCGCACTCCCGGAGTTCGACGGCAACGTCATCACTCATCCGATTAGCGGCAAGGAACGGACCGACGACGAGGCGGGCATCGGAAGCGCGCCGAAACAGCACTTCCCCATCGACGACCGGGTGGATCACGCCGCACGGCTCGCGGTTAACTGGGCGACGCTTCGGCATACTTCGAACGAAGAAAAGAACGTCGCGGTCGTCCTACACAACTACCCGCCGAGCGACGATGGCATCGGCACTGCCTTCGGACTCGACAGTCCCGAGAGCACCGTCAATCTTCTCCAGGAACTTCGGGAGCGCGGCTACGACCTCGGCGGACGGACACCGACGAACGGTCAGGCCTTGATAGACCAGTTGACCGCGCAGCTGACGCTCGACGACCGCTGGGTCGCCCCAGCGGACGTGCGCGACCTGAGCGTCGACATCGTCCCCACCGAGCAGTATCGCGAGTGGTTCGCGGCCACGGACGAACGCTTCCAGTCGAACATCGTGGACGAGTGGGGCGAAGTCCCCGACCGTCCGTTCGCTATCCCTGGCGTCGAGTTCGGGAACGTCCTCGTCACCGTCCAACCACCGCGTGGATTCGGGATGGACCCATCGAAGGTCTATCACGACTCCGACCTCCAGCCTCCTCACGACTACGTGGCGTTCTACGGCTGGCTCCGGACCACGTTCGATGCCGACGCCGTCGTTCACCTCGGCACGCACGGGAGTCTGGAGTGGCTTCCTGGCAAGACGGTCGGGCTGAACGGCGAGAGCGCTCCGGACCAGCTCGTCGACGATATCCCGAACGTCTACCCGTACATCATTAACAATCCGGGCGAGGGGACCCAGGCGAAACGGCGCTCGTACGCGGCCATCGTCGACTACCTGACGCCGGTGATGCGCAACGCCGGCACGTACGACGAACTGGCCGAACTCGAGGAACTCGCAGACCAGTATCGCGAAGCCGGGATGGAAGACGCCCGCACCGACGACGGCGAACATCTCGAACGGCTCCTTCGCGAGAAAGTCGACGAACTCGACCTTGCGGTCGAACTCGGCATCGCAGGCGATATAGACGAACGCGTCGACGTTCGCGGTCCAGAGGAAGCCGGTACGACGCTCGCGGAGGGGAGAGTCGACGGTGACGAGGTCGACGTCGATGAACTCGTCGAACGTATCCACGGATACCTCACGGACGTGAAGACGACGCAGATTCGGATGGGGCTCCACACGATGAGCGAGCCTCCAGAGGCGGACCGTCTCGTCGAGTACCTCGTCGCACTCACGCGCCTGGAGAACCCAGGCGGGCCCAGTCTCCGGGAGAGTGTGGCCGGCGTGCTCGGCGTCGACTACCAGCGGATGCTCGACGAACCGGGGGTATACGACGACGAACTGGGCATGACACTCTCGGAGGCTGCCGACGAAGTGTACGAGACGAGTATCGAGCTCGTGGAGACGCTGGCCGACCACGGCTTCGACATTCCGGCTTCGGAGGGAGAAGCGAGACCGGAGGACGAGGTTAACATGAACCTTCTCGTAGTGGACATCGACCCGCTCGGGGACGCACGTGCGAAATCCGGCGCACACAACGACCTCCGGGACGCGCTGGCGTTCATCTGTGAAGAGGTTGCTCCTCGCGTCCGAGGTGCGGAGGACGAGATTCCGAGAACGGCAGACGCCCTGGCCGGCGAATACGTCCCGCCTGGCGGGAGCGGTGCGCCGACGCGGGGCGGGGTCGACCTACTGCCGACGGCACGAAACTTCTACACGCTGGACCCGCGGAAGGTGCCGGCCAAGAGCGCGTGGCGCGTCGGGAAGGAGGTCGCGGACGGCATCGCAGCGCGTCACCACGAAGCGGAAGGCGCGTATCCCGAAGAGATCGGCGTCGTCGCGTGGGGGACGCCGACCGTTCGAACCCGAGGCGAGACCATCGCCCAGGTGCTTGCGCTGATGGGCGTCGAACCCGAGTGGACCGACGCCGGACGTATCGACGGCGTCACTCCCATTCCCCTGGACGAACTCGATCGCCCCCGGATCGACGTCACCACTCGCGTTTCGGGGCTGTTCCGCGACGCTTTCCCGCAGGTCGCAGGCGTTGTTCACGACGCCGTCGACGCGGTCGTGGACCTCGACGAACCACACGAAATGAACTACGTCAAAAAGCACGTCGAGGAGGAAGCCGAGCAGCTCGACGAGCAGGGTGTCGACGACCCCGAAAAGGCCGCCAGACATCGGGTGTTCACGACCCGACCCGGTGGGTACGGTGCGGGCACGAACAAAGCAGTCGACGAGGGGAACTGGGACGACCGGTCCGACCTCGCCGACGTGTACGTCCAGTGGGGCGGATACGCCCTCGGGAAGCGGGGGCGCGTCGCGGAGGCGCACGAGTCCTTCGAGCGACGCCTCGGAGGCGTCGACGCCACGGTCAAGATCGAGGATACTGCCGAACAGGACGAGTTCGACAGCTCCGACTGGTACGCGTTCCACGGCGGATTCATCACCGCCGTTTCGGAGATCGCGGGCGAGGAGCCAGCCTCCTACGTCGGCGACTCCAGCGATCCCGACAACGTCTCGGTGTACACCAACGAGGAGAAAGTCCGCAAGGCGATGCGCGCCCGCGTGCTCAATCCCGACTGGCTCGACAGCATGGAGGAACACGACTACAAGGGTGCTGGCGACCTGTCGAGTACTGTGGACGTCGTCCTCGGCTGGGACGCGACCACCGGCGTCGTGAGTGACGCGCTCTGGGCCGACGTCGCCGAAAAGTACGCGTTCGACGAGGACCGACAGGAGTGGATGCGCGACGTGAACCCGTGGGCCCTGGAGAGCATTAGTGACACGCTCCTCGAGGCGATCGACCGCGGTCTGTGGGACGCCGACGACGAGACCGCCGATCAGCTCCGGGACATCAATCTCCGAGTGGACGGTGACATCGAAGCGCGTGCCGGGAACGCGAACGCAACGGAGGTGTCCAGCGATGACGACTGA
- a CDS encoding cobalt-precorrin-7 (C(5))-methyltransferase: MSDTYDLDSGPDPAALAASVPEPESVSAENPVYAVGIGPGNLEYLTPRSERAIRDADVVVGFETVVEFVREKTNADLLRCGYRDEAETLATFADRVANGESGTAVLMGDPNHSGYQFVGKVQSAVKRPVRVIPGISSLQVAASRARTPMEETVFVTLHKSGDITPDLRRLCDEVGDRHLLVLPRPYDWMPEDIAAELLDAGASPSLEALVLERLTHDDEEVKTTTLGGLQALTNESDDETSPFSDLSILAVRSN, encoded by the coding sequence GTGAGCGACACGTACGACTTAGACTCCGGCCCCGATCCAGCGGCACTGGCGGCATCGGTCCCTGAACCTGAGTCCGTATCTGCGGAGAACCCGGTGTACGCAGTCGGTATCGGTCCGGGGAACCTGGAGTATCTGACCCCTCGCAGCGAGCGCGCAATCCGCGATGCCGATGTCGTCGTGGGTTTCGAAACCGTCGTCGAGTTCGTCCGCGAGAAGACGAACGCCGACCTACTCAGGTGTGGGTATCGTGATGAGGCCGAGACGCTTGCGACGTTCGCTGACCGCGTGGCTAACGGGGAGTCCGGAACGGCCGTCCTGATGGGTGATCCGAACCACTCGGGCTATCAGTTCGTCGGGAAAGTTCAGTCAGCTGTCAAACGGCCCGTTCGGGTCATCCCTGGAATCTCGTCCCTGCAGGTGGCCGCCAGCAGAGCACGAACACCAATGGAGGAGACGGTCTTCGTGACCCTCCACAAGAGTGGAGATATCACACCTGACCTCCGTCGACTTTGCGACGAGGTCGGTGACCGACACCTCCTCGTGCTCCCGCGTCCCTACGACTGGATGCCGGAGGACATCGCCGCCGAGTTACTCGATGCAGGTGCATCCCCCTCGCTCGAGGCTCTCGTCCTAGAACGGCTGACACACGATGACGAAGAAGTGAAGACGACGACGCTAGGAGGACTCCAGGCACTCACGAACGAATCAGATGACGAAACGTCACCGTTCTCCGATCTTTCGATATTAGCTGTTCGGTCCAACTAG
- a CDS encoding ATP-binding protein has product MVDYGGGKKASHGRGTSLSFSEIVGQEELKRALLAIATNDGLDGLLIQGEKGTAKSTAVRALTDLLPTQDAIEDCPYGCPPNVPKYQCESCRERTDPPTIERSVPLVTLPLGATRERVVGTLSVADALGGDYEFDPGLLARANRGILYVDEVNLLDDHLVDVLLDAAASGVNRIERDGMSVSHPARFTLVGTMNPEEGDLRPQLRDRFALQATVTACEDVDQRVSIIDRAIGRMDGDGTEQSTNKRVEDRDFRDQLWQARKRLSEVDLSTQFARDIAELCRNSGVDGHRGDIATARAARTFAALDGRSKVIETDVQRAAELALPHRLRSQPFEDAPDPSELIDDHFDGEGNDGGQEDRNDRPDEEPSDADENPPDGTDDTGDAEETDASDSTDPRSSEKNGTCDGAESGTSSPERSDEGGTDDVEAEATDENKKADENDDVTEGTPIVPGESRADIGAGRAPELTAPEAVESGRAGSGSRSRTQPHVDTEGARVRSRQADSTRRIDVAASVRAASARGASSVESRDLRQSVRQSESSALVVFVVDASASMLPAMRAAKGTVLELLKDAYQKRDEVAFVAFAGEEANVLLPPTNSVTLAARHLKDLPTGDRTPLPSGLRTAGDVLDRAEPSASVVVLVTDGRANVAKESPVRETREAARRLSELDPHVVVVDASDGDQSGVTDLVVDETDGERVPLSALSADRIEAAVAAAHES; this is encoded by the coding sequence ATGGTTGATTACGGCGGAGGCAAAAAAGCTTCGCACGGTCGGGGGACGTCGCTGTCCTTTTCGGAGATCGTCGGTCAGGAGGAACTCAAGAGAGCTTTACTGGCCATCGCAACGAACGACGGCCTGGATGGCCTTCTCATACAGGGTGAGAAAGGAACGGCGAAGTCCACGGCGGTGCGGGCGCTAACTGACCTTCTTCCGACACAGGATGCTATCGAGGACTGTCCGTACGGCTGCCCGCCGAACGTACCCAAATATCAGTGCGAGAGCTGTCGTGAGCGGACCGACCCCCCGACGATCGAACGGTCGGTTCCTCTCGTGACGCTTCCGCTGGGGGCGACCCGCGAGCGGGTCGTCGGGACGCTCTCCGTGGCGGATGCTCTCGGCGGCGACTACGAGTTCGACCCCGGACTGCTCGCCCGCGCGAACCGCGGTATCCTCTATGTTGACGAGGTAAATCTCCTCGACGATCACCTCGTCGACGTGTTACTCGATGCGGCGGCGAGTGGGGTCAACAGAATCGAACGTGACGGTATGAGTGTCTCTCACCCAGCCAGGTTCACGCTCGTGGGGACGATGAATCCCGAAGAGGGAGATCTCAGACCGCAGCTTCGCGACCGTTTCGCACTCCAAGCGACGGTCACCGCCTGTGAAGACGTGGATCAACGGGTCAGTATCATCGACCGAGCGATCGGACGAATGGATGGAGATGGAACGGAGCAATCGACCAACAAACGTGTAGAGGACAGGGACTTCCGGGACCAGTTGTGGCAAGCCCGCAAACGGCTCTCCGAAGTCGATCTCTCAACCCAGTTCGCCCGGGACATCGCAGAACTATGTCGGAACTCGGGTGTTGACGGACACCGCGGAGACATCGCGACAGCGCGGGCAGCCAGGACGTTCGCCGCTCTCGACGGGCGCTCGAAGGTCATCGAAACCGACGTGCAGCGGGCGGCAGAACTCGCGCTCCCTCACCGGCTTCGATCACAGCCGTTCGAAGACGCGCCCGATCCGAGTGAACTCATCGACGACCACTTCGATGGTGAGGGTAACGACGGCGGGCAAGAGGACCGAAACGACCGCCCCGACGAGGAGCCCTCCGACGCCGACGAGAATCCTCCGGACGGAACGGACGACACCGGAGACGCTGAGGAGACGGACGCGTCGGACTCGACCGATCCCAGGTCGTCCGAAAAAAACGGCACGTGCGACGGGGCCGAGTCCGGCACGTCGTCCCCGGAACGGAGTGACGAGGGAGGGACCGATGATGTCGAAGCAGAGGCGACGGACGAGAACAAGAAGGCGGACGAAAACGACGACGTGACGGAAGGGACACCGATCGTCCCTGGAGAGTCGCGTGCTGACATCGGGGCGGGACGCGCTCCCGAACTGACCGCGCCCGAAGCCGTCGAGAGCGGGAGAGCAGGTAGCGGATCCCGGTCGCGGACGCAGCCACACGTCGACACCGAGGGAGCACGGGTACGAAGTCGGCAAGCGGATTCGACCCGACGCATCGACGTCGCGGCGTCGGTTCGAGCGGCATCCGCCCGCGGCGCTTCGTCCGTTGAGTCGCGTGACCTACGTCAATCTGTCCGCCAGAGCGAGTCCTCCGCGCTGGTGGTGTTCGTCGTGGACGCGAGTGCGTCGATGTTACCGGCGATGCGTGCGGCGAAGGGAACCGTCCTCGAACTCCTGAAGGACGCGTATCAAAAACGCGACGAAGTCGCGTTCGTCGCGTTCGCCGGCGAGGAAGCAAACGTGCTCCTCCCGCCGACGAACAGCGTCACCCTCGCCGCTCGACATCTCAAGGATCTGCCGACCGGCGACCGGACGCCACTTCCGTCAGGTCTCCGAACGGCTGGCGACGTGCTCGACCGGGCCGAACCGAGCGCCAGCGTCGTTGTGCTGGTCACTGATGGGCGGGCGAACGTTGCGAAAGAGAGCCCAGTCCGTGAGACGCGTGAAGCCGCTAGACGGTTGAGCGAGCTCGACCCCCACGTGGTCGTCGTCGACGCGAGTGACGGTGACCAATCCGGTGTAACGGACCTGGTCGTCGACGAAACGGACGGCGAGCGTGTCCCGCTCTCCGCACTGTCAGCCGACCGAATCGAGGCGGCCGTCGCTGCCGCACACGAAAGTTAG
- a CDS encoding CbtB domain-containing protein — MATANNTVHGRVEQARMELTPTQLAVGLALVAALGFALLFVQEPMLHDSMHNFRHAAGITCH; from the coding sequence ATGGCGACTGCCAACAACACCGTTCACGGTAGAGTCGAACAGGCACGCATGGAACTAACGCCGACGCAGCTGGCCGTCGGACTCGCTCTCGTCGCGGCACTCGGATTCGCCCTCCTGTTCGTTCAGGAGCCGATGCTGCACGATTCGATGCACAACTTCCGGCACGCGGCGGGAATCACCTGTCACTGA
- a CDS encoding CbiX/SirB N-terminal domain-containing protein encodes MTTESILLIGRNTRNAHEVLEAHAGRLSRRSVVDDVEIATYESEPIRGLKKKFERISADTVYAVPMCAAHSHDTIDGVPAALSYVPGDIHYCEPPGQSPAVTEVIEEKGASLIPASDDVSLILVGFGSSSKPYHRQTTDYHAARLREQSGYGEVLTCYLLQNPTVECVRYNTSKNQSVAVPLFLTRTEATESRIPDELELARGGIEYADPFGAHPRITDAVHAEVEKQRALAGDDGASAASFEAQLTRTRRPVATDGEEVQR; translated from the coding sequence ATGACAACCGAATCAATCCTGCTCATCGGCCGTAATACGAGAAACGCCCACGAAGTGCTCGAAGCACACGCCGGTCGTCTCAGCCGGCGTTCCGTCGTCGATGACGTCGAGATAGCGACGTACGAGAGTGAACCGATCCGTGGGCTCAAAAAAAAGTTCGAGCGGATTTCTGCGGATACAGTGTATGCAGTCCCAATGTGTGCCGCACATAGCCACGACACGATCGATGGCGTCCCCGCCGCGCTCTCCTATGTCCCAGGGGACATCCACTACTGCGAACCACCCGGTCAGAGCCCGGCCGTCACCGAGGTGATAGAAGAGAAAGGAGCAAGTCTGATTCCGGCATCTGACGACGTCTCTCTCATCCTCGTTGGATTCGGGAGTAGTTCGAAACCGTACCACCGGCAAACAACCGACTATCACGCAGCACGACTTCGAGAACAATCGGGATACGGAGAAGTGCTGACCTGTTATCTCCTCCAGAATCCCACAGTCGAATGTGTCCGGTACAATACTAGCAAGAACCAGTCGGTAGCTGTCCCGCTCTTTCTGACACGAACCGAAGCGACCGAGAGCAGGATTCCCGACGAGCTCGAACTCGCACGCGGTGGCATCGAGTATGCTGACCCGTTTGGAGCGCATCCACGAATAACAGACGCCGTTCACGCGGAGGTCGAAAAGCAGCGCGCGCTCGCTGGCGACGACGGTGCGTCGGCAGCCTCGTTCGAAGCGCAATTGACCCGGACACGACGCCCGGTTGCAACCGACGGAGAAGAGGTCCAGCGGTAA
- a CDS encoding transposase: MSSSKSVLPSNDTVEQVFKALETETTALFEHLDVSFLTDYPVFAPDPRGRTRVHDPPELLKGVLHCFYHDIYGPRPMARELHNEDVWRQCGFERPPSRRTLSRFITDFELVAEDVFIELVHELAEQVPLGKLFRIDGTDIPVDHRDEDADWNYDHAEDAYYYGYGCCVVTAADNIPVAAAFTPGKKVDEETAMRVTRDALAVDTPRWFLGDSEFDMLGWHDWLLEQSVVPISPYNPRNTDDPPDIEYRVEERIKAHSDTVRLWQRQLDETYAERSRVETAIGVCKDLGLGTPRVRGRVRVKAHVFIALCLRLAVALANHHRGNDVASPTITL; the protein is encoded by the coding sequence GTGTCCAGCAGCAAGTCCGTCCTACCGAGTAACGATACGGTCGAACAGGTTTTCAAAGCACTGGAGACGGAGACAACGGCACTGTTCGAACACCTCGATGTCTCGTTTCTCACCGACTATCCCGTGTTCGCCCCCGATCCGAGGGGGCGAACACGGGTGCACGACCCACCAGAACTCCTGAAAGGTGTCCTCCACTGCTTCTACCACGATATCTACGGTCCTCGTCCGATGGCACGGGAACTCCACAACGAGGACGTCTGGCGACAGTGTGGCTTCGAGCGTCCGCCGTCCCGGCGGACACTCTCAAGATTCATCACCGACTTCGAACTGGTCGCCGAGGACGTATTCATCGAGTTAGTCCACGAGCTTGCCGAGCAAGTCCCGCTCGGCAAGCTCTTCCGCATCGACGGCACAGACATCCCCGTCGATCACCGTGACGAGGACGCTGACTGGAACTACGATCACGCAGAAGACGCCTACTACTACGGCTACGGTTGCTGTGTCGTCACTGCAGCAGACAATATTCCGGTTGCAGCGGCGTTCACTCCTGGGAAGAAGGTCGATGAGGAGACGGCGATGCGCGTCACGCGTGACGCGCTCGCCGTCGACACGCCACGCTGGTTCCTCGGTGATTCTGAGTTCGATATGCTGGGGTGGCACGACTGGCTGCTGGAGCAGTCAGTCGTGCCGATATCACCGTACAACCCACGGAATACAGACGATCCTCCAGACATAGAATACCGCGTCGAAGAACGAATCAAAGCACACAGCGACACAGTTCGTCTCTGGCAGCGCCAACTCGACGAGACGTATGCAGAACGCTCACGGGTTGAAACAGCGATTGGCGTCTGCAAGGATCTCGGCCTCGGGACCCCGCGGGTCCGAGGCCGAGTACGCGTCAAAGCACACGTCTTCATCGCTCTTTGCCTTCGATTGGCCGTTGCACTCGCTAATCACCATCGAGGAAACGATGTCGCCAGCCCAACCATCACGCTATGA
- the cobT gene encoding nicotinate mononucleotide-dependent phosphoribosyltransferase CobT: MRVVLVAGNTDTARIDGISAAGANPDAMVHTPSADLEIVEYGHPVQAPVVPVSPTGCPTPAVITRAVRELLGFDLLAVDAGLARSTAAPTVTIGDEVGNDIRTPDPVASASDTFEAARRLGRSLPDKELVIGETIPGGTTTALGVLTALGEQPTVSSSLPENPLSLKRDVVGEALDTSSMSSGSAAGNPLEAVRYVGDPVLAVVAGLTAGATDAGKSVTLAGGTQMAAAALVRHAGTDASISLETTSFIAVDETAGIRELADDLDVALTVTDPGFDSVSHPAMDAYVAGEAKEGVGMGGALSLAAAADVSMAAVREKIATVYDRLVGEEVTANA, translated from the coding sequence ATGAGAGTCGTTCTCGTCGCAGGAAACACCGATACGGCCCGTATCGATGGGATCAGCGCAGCAGGGGCCAACCCTGACGCGATGGTTCACACGCCCAGTGCAGATCTCGAAATCGTCGAATACGGTCATCCAGTCCAAGCTCCGGTCGTTCCGGTTAGCCCGACCGGCTGCCCAACGCCAGCGGTCATCACTCGCGCTGTCCGCGAACTCCTCGGATTCGACCTGCTTGCCGTCGACGCTGGGCTCGCCAGATCGACGGCGGCACCGACGGTCACGATCGGAGACGAGGTCGGAAACGATATTCGAACCCCGGACCCGGTCGCGTCGGCATCGGACACGTTCGAAGCCGCTCGTCGACTGGGTCGCTCCCTGCCCGATAAGGAACTCGTGATCGGCGAGACGATTCCCGGTGGCACGACGACTGCTCTCGGTGTTCTGACCGCACTCGGGGAGCAGCCGACCGTCTCCTCGTCGCTGCCGGAGAACCCACTCTCGCTCAAGCGCGACGTCGTCGGCGAAGCACTGGACACGAGTAGCATGTCGAGCGGGAGCGCTGCCGGTAACCCGCTAGAGGCGGTTCGGTACGTCGGCGATCCGGTACTCGCTGTCGTGGCCGGATTGACTGCCGGAGCGACTGACGCGGGGAAGAGCGTAACGCTCGCCGGCGGTACCCAGATGGCCGCCGCCGCGCTCGTTCGGCATGCAGGCACGGATGCTTCGATCTCGCTCGAGACCACTTCTTTCATTGCTGTAGACGAAACGGCGGGAATCCGCGAACTTGCGGACGATCTCGACGTAGCGCTGACGGTCACCGATCCCGGTTTCGATAGTGTGAGTCATCCGGCGATGGATGCCTACGTGGCTGGCGAGGCCAAGGAGGGCGTGGGAATGGGCGGGGCGTTGTCGCTGGCTGCCGCTGCCGACGTATCGATGGCAGCCGTACGCGAGAAAATCGCCACCGTCTACGACAGGCTCGTCGGTGAGGAGGTCACTGCTAACGCATGA
- a CDS encoding precorrin-8X methylmutase, protein MTADDSRTDGGSETENASEVEEYADLGATTENAMEIAETSMDRVRELVPDERLADRIRQKSVHATGDPEFQHLVRFTGETEDEPVAAGSRAVLDEHPIVTDITMVKAGITGRGHDCPVQKAIGNGAELAKRTGMTRTAASVLELDKQGVYDGAIAVIGNAPTAALALADCIEDGTRPAVVVATPVGFVKAAESRTRLREVAGSYGIPAITNVGRRGGSGLAAGLTNELVHVASDVRSGEVDLP, encoded by the coding sequence TTGACAGCTGACGACAGCCGAACGGACGGCGGTAGCGAGACCGAGAACGCTAGTGAGGTCGAAGAGTACGCCGATCTCGGTGCGACTACTGAGAACGCGATGGAGATCGCCGAGACGAGCATGGATCGCGTGCGCGAACTCGTCCCGGACGAGAGGTTAGCCGACCGCATCCGACAGAAGAGTGTCCATGCCACGGGCGATCCCGAGTTCCAGCACCTCGTGCGGTTCACCGGTGAGACCGAGGATGAACCGGTCGCCGCTGGCTCTCGGGCGGTCCTCGACGAACATCCGATCGTTACCGACATCACGATGGTCAAGGCCGGTATCACTGGTCGCGGTCACGACTGCCCTGTTCAGAAGGCCATCGGGAACGGTGCCGAACTCGCGAAACGGACTGGCATGACGCGGACGGCTGCGTCTGTACTCGAACTCGACAAACAGGGGGTTTACGACGGCGCCATCGCCGTCATCGGGAACGCCCCGACCGCAGCACTCGCCCTCGCAGACTGTATCGAAGACGGCACGCGCCCGGCAGTCGTGGTTGCCACTCCGGTCGGCTTCGTCAAAGCTGCGGAGAGTCGGACACGGCTGCGCGAGGTCGCGGGCTCGTACGGCATCCCTGCAATCACGAACGTTGGCCGGCGTGGCGGAAGCGGGTTGGCAGCCGGCCTGACGAACGAACTCGTCCACGTAGCAAGCGACGTCCGGAGTGGAGAGGTCGACCTCCCGTGA